TTTTGCCCCTCTTTGGCTTTTTGCTCTCCTTGAAGAGAGAAACGCCTTTCTCTTTCTCCGGAGCATTGGCGCCGGCCTTTTGGCTTTTGTGGGGCTTTCTCTTCCCTTTTCCCTTCCTCGGGTCTTTGCCATATACCGGGGAGCAGTGGGAGCGTACCAGTATGCTACTCTCAACGCCTTTAACCTCTTTGCTCTCCTTGGGGGAAACTGGATGCCGGACACAGAGGAGGTCCTTTTCTTCTCTTTTCGGCAGTGGGGGTACATTGCCATTGGGGTGATTGTGCTCCTTTCAGCTCTTCTCTTTTTCCGAGAAAAAAGTGATGAGCGTTTCCCGCTTGTTGCCCTCTTTCTTGCCTTTTCGGTCTTCCTCTTTGTGCACCGGATGCACGAGCGGTACCTTTTACCTGCTTTGGTCTTTGCCCCCTGGTGGTACGTGTACCGGCCGGAGCAGAAAGTCCTGGCGCTCTTTTTGGGCCTGAGCGCCACCTTTTTCGTGAACGTGGGGTTGGTGCTCCTTTTCGCGTTCTATGGGACGTACCATTTTCCCCGGCACGATGTGCGTCTTATTCTTGTCTCTTTTGCGAACCTTGCGCTCTGGGTTTTCTTCCTTACTCTCCTTTTCGGGAAAAAGCATAGGGAGGAGAAGGGAATTCCATGAAGGGGAACCGAAGCTACCTGTTCGTTTTCCTTCTCTCGGCCTTCTTCTTTTTCCTTGCTCTCTTCCGTTTAGGGTCCCGGGAGGTTCCGAGGACCTACTGGGAGCCCCAGGGGAAAGGGGAGACTGTTCTTGTGGACCTTGGAGGAGTCCGCGAGGTTGGGAGGATTTCCTACTTTGTGGCCCTTACCCGAGGCGAGACGTACCTTCTTGAGCACTCCGAGGATGGTACGATCTGGGTAAAAGGACCAGAGCTCAAACCGGACTGGGTCTTCCGGTGGGAACACGTGGACGGACCCTTTAGGGCTCGGTACTTTAAGGTGGTGGCGGAAAGGCCCGGGGGGATGCTTGGAGAGATGGCCTTTTTCGAGGAGGGAGATCCTCGCCCTTTACCCCTTGCCTCTTATACCCCTGGTGGTGAGCCTCTTTTTGACGAGCAGCACACCGCTCAGTACGAGCGCTCGTACCTCACGGGAACGTACTTTGACGAGATCTACCATGCCCGTACTGCTTTTGAGCACCTCCACCGCCTCCCTCCTTACGAGTGGACTCATCCGCCTCTTGGGAAGCTCATTATCGCCCTGGGAATAGCTCTTTTTGGGATGAACCCCTTTGGGTGGCGGATCATGGGGGTAGTCTTTGGGACGCTTCTTGTCCCCGTGGTTTTCTCCCTTTCTCGGCTCTTTATGCGGGATACCTATGCCCTCTTTGCTACAGCGCTTTTCACTTTTGACTTCATGCACTTTGTCCAGGCCCGGATTGCCACCATCGATACCTATGTGGTCTTTTTCATCCTCTTGGCGTACCTCTTCCTCTTCCGGTACTTCCTGCGGGGGAGTGTCTCCTCCCTTTTCTTTTCAGGGCTTTTCTTCGGTCTTGGGGCTGCCACGAAGTGGACGGCGGTGTATGCCGGGTTGGGCATGGCGGCTTTGTTTTTTGCCTATCACTTGCGGGCGCTTAAGGAGGGTAAGGTGTCTTTTGAGATTTTTTCACGTCGCATCCTCCCTCTTTCGGTGCTCTTTTTCGTGATCATCCCGATTTGCCTCTACTTCCTCTCCTACATTCCGTACCTCCTTGTTCCTGGGTACTCCTTCCGGGATGTCCTCCGCTACCAGGTCTCCATGTACCGGTACCATCACGACCTCAAGGCTACCCATCCTTTCGCTTCCCCCTGGTGGGAGTGGCCAGTTATGGCCCGGCCCATCTGGCTCTACAAGGGGGAAGGGTTGCCAAAAGGGTACGTAGCGAGTATCGTTTCTTTCGGTAATCCTGCACTTTTCTGGGTGGGAGGGATTACGGTTCTTTTTGCCCTCGTAACACCAAAGTTTTGGCAAAGACAAGGGGTTTTGTGGATTCTCGTTGCCTTCTTTTCCCAGTACCTTCCCTGGATTTTTGTCCCCCGCATCACCTTTATCTACCACTACTACGGATGCGTCCCCCTTCTTGCGGTCCTCCTTGGGGTGTTCTTTGCCTGGCTTGAAGAAGAGAATCCTCGAGTTCGAATATGGCGGTGGTTACTCCTTGGGGGTGCGGTGGGGCTTTTCTTCCTCTTCTACCCTATTCTCTCCGGTTTCCCGGTGAGTAAGTTGTACGTTACTCGGTTTCTCCGCTGGTTCCCAACTTGGACCTTCTTCTCAGGGGGAGATTAGCATGGGAGAAATCCGTTTTTCGGTGGTCGTTCCGGTCTTCAACGAGGAAGAGGTTCTTCCTGAGACCTATCGCCGTCTCACGGCGGTTATGGAGGGGCTCTCGGCACCGTACGAAATTCTCTTTGTGGACGATGGGAGCAAAGACCGAAGCCCCGAGATTCTCGACGACCTCGCTCAAAAGGATTCCCGGGTACGGGTGATCCACTTTTCCCGGAACTTCGGCCATCAGGCGGCCATCACCGCA
The DNA window shown above is from Candidatus Caldatribacterium sp. and carries:
- a CDS encoding glycosyltransferase family 39 protein, translated to MKGNRSYLFVFLLSAFFFFLALFRLGSREVPRTYWEPQGKGETVLVDLGGVREVGRISYFVALTRGETYLLEHSEDGTIWVKGPELKPDWVFRWEHVDGPFRARYFKVVAERPGGMLGEMAFFEEGDPRPLPLASYTPGGEPLFDEQHTAQYERSYLTGTYFDEIYHARTAFEHLHRLPPYEWTHPPLGKLIIALGIALFGMNPFGWRIMGVVFGTLLVPVVFSLSRLFMRDTYALFATALFTFDFMHFVQARIATIDTYVVFFILLAYLFLFRYFLRGSVSSLFFSGLFFGLGAATKWTAVYAGLGMAALFFAYHLRALKEGKVSFEIFSRRILPLSVLFFVIIPICLYFLSYIPYLLVPGYSFRDVLRYQVSMYRYHHDLKATHPFASPWWEWPVMARPIWLYKGEGLPKGYVASIVSFGNPALFWVGGITVLFALVTPKFWQRQGVLWILVAFFSQYLPWIFVPRITFIYHYYGCVPLLAVLLGVFFAWLEEENPRVRIWRWLLLGGAVGLFFLFYPILSGFPVSKLYVTRFLRWFPTWTFFSGGD